A portion of the Bifidobacterium lemurum genome contains these proteins:
- a CDS encoding aldose 1-epimerase family protein: MTGVNAEHMDPHADVGEVVAGVAFDNATRSDALAHMGSMQQAAYVRPITYREGRAHGLDAIEVKNGPLRFVSMADKALDVSEFEYRGENLTFLSKPGLNGRNQFDTHGQEALRSIMGGLFFTCGFENICGPYSTPEGSRYPAGDYPMHGRVRTTPAEHVRADARWEGGDYVLEVSGEMREAELFGENLVLRRAIRTTYGEPSIIVDDEVSNESFRDEPLMWMYHCNFGWPLLAEGAEVVIPSRVATPRDETTAADTTAWNEIGAPEANKPESVYIHELAADESGRSFAAVVNRGLGLGVVIDFSVEDFPHFMEWKSMASGDYVVGLEPSNSKVYGRGWHEERGDLPMIAAQSSQRKTLAFTVVEGRDAIDALIARRDAMLA; this comes from the coding sequence ATGACAGGCGTCAACGCGGAACATATGGACCCGCATGCCGACGTCGGCGAAGTTGTCGCGGGCGTGGCGTTCGATAACGCAACACGCTCGGATGCGCTCGCCCACATGGGCAGTATGCAGCAAGCCGCCTACGTCCGTCCGATCACCTATCGGGAGGGGCGCGCGCACGGACTCGATGCCATCGAAGTGAAGAACGGACCGTTGAGGTTCGTTTCCATGGCCGACAAGGCGCTCGACGTGAGCGAGTTCGAATACCGGGGCGAGAATCTCACATTCCTGTCCAAGCCGGGGCTCAACGGCCGCAACCAGTTCGACACGCACGGCCAGGAGGCGCTGCGTTCGATTATGGGCGGACTGTTTTTCACCTGCGGGTTCGAGAACATCTGCGGGCCGTATTCGACGCCTGAGGGTTCGCGGTATCCCGCCGGCGACTATCCGATGCACGGCCGCGTGCGCACCACTCCGGCCGAGCATGTGCGCGCCGACGCCCGCTGGGAGGGCGGCGACTACGTGCTCGAGGTCTCGGGCGAGATGCGCGAGGCGGAACTGTTCGGAGAGAACCTCGTATTGCGCCGCGCGATCCGCACGACATACGGCGAGCCGTCGATCATCGTGGATGACGAAGTGTCCAACGAATCGTTCCGCGACGAGCCGCTGATGTGGATGTATCACTGCAACTTCGGCTGGCCTCTGCTGGCGGAAGGCGCCGAGGTCGTCATCCCGAGCCGCGTCGCCACGCCCCGCGACGAGACCACCGCCGCTGACACGACCGCATGGAACGAGATCGGCGCCCCGGAGGCGAACAAGCCCGAAAGCGTGTACATCCACGAACTCGCCGCCGACGAATCAGGGCGCAGCTTCGCGGCCGTCGTCAACCGCGGGCTGGGGCTGGGCGTCGTCATCGATTTCTCCGTGGAGGACTTCCCCCATTTCATGGAATGGAAATCCATGGCCTCGGGCGACTATGTGGTCGGACTCGAACCCTCGAACTCCAAGGTGTACGGACGCGGCTGGCATGAGGAGCGCGGCGATCTGCCCATGATCGCGGCCCAGAGCTCGCAGCGCAAGACGCTCGCCTTCACCGTCGTCGAAGGTCGGGACGCCATCGATGCCCTCATCGCGCGACGCGACGCCATGTTGGCCTGA
- a CDS encoding carbohydrate kinase family protein — MTNSSPATVVTIGELLWDMLPDGKKPGGAPANFVYHAAHNGVEATAVTAVGDDELGRELVSVLSEGGVNVVAQVNEYPTGITSVSLDADGVPSYDVVRGVAWDHIAFTDEVKELVSHADAICYGTIAAREAWGTRDAIYAMIDAARDDAVRFFDINIRSGFVNKEVITRFMEGATILKINDEELPVVANLFGIDAPGESIASQQNVMRVLAEQFDLDVVILTAGGDYSIVMGRDEISILPTPKVDVADTVGAGDSFSGAFLAYLLRGYDLAAAHRRAVEVSAFVCTQSGAWPQYPDELEEA, encoded by the coding sequence ATGACCAACTCATCACCCGCAACCGTGGTCACCATCGGCGAACTGCTGTGGGATATGCTGCCCGATGGCAAGAAACCGGGCGGCGCGCCCGCCAATTTCGTCTACCATGCCGCGCATAACGGCGTCGAAGCCACGGCCGTCACCGCGGTCGGAGACGACGAGCTCGGCCGCGAACTCGTCTCCGTGCTGTCCGAGGGCGGCGTCAACGTCGTCGCGCAAGTCAACGAATATCCCACCGGCATCACCTCCGTCAGCCTCGACGCCGACGGCGTGCCCTCCTATGACGTCGTGCGCGGCGTCGCCTGGGACCATATCGCATTCACCGACGAGGTGAAGGAACTCGTCTCCCACGCCGACGCGATCTGCTACGGCACCATCGCCGCGCGCGAGGCATGGGGCACAAGGGACGCCATCTACGCGATGATCGACGCGGCGCGCGACGACGCGGTGCGGTTCTTCGACATCAACATCCGCTCCGGCTTCGTGAACAAAGAGGTCATCACCCGGTTCATGGAAGGCGCGACCATCCTCAAGATCAACGATGAGGAACTGCCCGTCGTGGCCAATCTGTTCGGCATCGACGCGCCGGGCGAGTCGATCGCTTCGCAGCAAAACGTCATGCGCGTACTGGCCGAGCAGTTCGACCTCGATGTGGTGATCCTGACGGCGGGCGGCGACTACAGCATCGTGATGGGCCGCGACGAGATATCCATCCTGCCCACGCCGAAAGTCGACGTCGCCGACACCGTCGGCGCCGGCGATTCCTTCTCCGGCGCGTTTCTCGCCTACCTGTTGCGGGGATACGACCTCGCCGCGGCGCACCGCCGCGCCGTCGAGGTCTCCGCGTTCGTCTGCACCCAGTCGGGCGCGTGGCCCCAGTATCCCGACGAATTGGAGGAGGCATGA
- a CDS encoding D-lyxose/D-mannose family sugar isomerase — MKRSEINATIKQFEELLDKYHFRIPPYLSFTPEEWAGKDHEWDEVRDNMLGWDITDYGEGDFEHKGLALITLRNGNVKDDKYTKVYAEKIMMSMPGQLSPMHFHWNKMEDIIVRGGGTAVFHLYNADPETEERLDTPVLVCRDGRRYYVPAGEDIELNEGESLTFYPYTYHEYYIKEDSVPTLVGEVSMCNDDNIDNRFYEPVGRFPEIEEDEPAYRLLCNEYPAVKE, encoded by the coding sequence ATGAAGCGCTCCGAAATCAACGCCACCATCAAGCAGTTCGAAGAGTTGCTCGACAAGTACCACTTCCGCATTCCGCCGTATCTGAGCTTCACCCCCGAGGAGTGGGCCGGCAAGGACCATGAATGGGATGAGGTGCGCGACAACATGCTCGGCTGGGACATCACCGACTACGGCGAAGGCGACTTCGAACACAAGGGTCTGGCGCTCATCACATTGCGCAACGGCAATGTGAAGGACGACAAGTACACCAAGGTCTACGCCGAGAAGATCATGATGAGCATGCCCGGCCAGCTCTCCCCGATGCATTTCCACTGGAACAAGATGGAGGACATCATCGTGCGCGGCGGCGGCACCGCGGTGTTCCATCTGTACAACGCCGACCCCGAAACCGAGGAGCGTCTCGACACCCCGGTGCTGGTGTGCCGCGACGGCCGACGCTACTACGTGCCCGCCGGCGAGGACATCGAGCTCAACGAGGGCGAGTCGCTGACCTTCTACCCGTACACCTACCACGAGTACTACATCAAGGAGGACTCCGTGCCCACACTGGTGGGCGAGGTGTCGATGTGCAACGACGACAACATCGACAATCGTTTCTACGAGCCCGTCGGTCGCTTCCCCGAAATCGAGGAGGACGAGCCCGCCTACCGCCTGCTGTGCAACGAGTATCCCGCGGTCAAGGAATGA